From one Pseudopipra pipra isolate bDixPip1 chromosome 2, bDixPip1.hap1, whole genome shotgun sequence genomic stretch:
- the LOC135406669 gene encoding lymphotactin-like, whose translation MTIYKLWERGQTTASFFSALTQKAPAMKLHTAAILVIICLGIFTVGIVKGSAGSQSMLKATCVNLRTKQLSIRNLVGYEKHTQANAVIFITRNGVRICVSADQKWVQTAVKKIKEKLTAKRK comes from the exons ATGACAATCTATAAACTCTGGGAAAGAGGGCAGACAACAGcctctttcttctctgccttGACACAGAAGGCACCAGCAATGAAGCTCCACACCGCAGCTATCCTCGTCATCATCTGCCTTGGCATCTTCACTGTGGGCATAGTGAAAG GAAGTGCTGGAAGTCAGTCCATGCTCAAAGCCACTTGTGTAAATCTGCGTACAAAACAACTGAGCATCCGAAATCTTGTAGGCTACGAAAAGCACACTCAAGCAAATGCCGTAAT CTTTATCACTAGAAATGGTGTCAGAATCTGCGTAAGTGCTGATCAGAAATGGGTGCAGACTGCTGTgaagaagataaaagaaaaacttaCCGCCAAACGCAAATAA